CATATATTATAGCAACAAATAGACAACTTAGTGCAATGCACCCAATATACAGATTATTGCATCCTCATTTTAGACATACAATGAAGATAAATTCCTTGGCTAGAGAAGCACTTATTAATGCAAATGGAATTATTGAGACTTCATTTTCCCTTGGCAAGTATGCAATGGAATTTAGTTCTGTTGCCTATGATCTTGAATGGAGATTTGACCAAGAGGCACTCCCACAAAACCTTATTAGCAGGTAATAATTCACTAATCTTTCTATTTTTCGATTCAGTGTTTGATATCTGTTTTGGGATCTTACTAATTTGAATTCACGTCATAAATCCTGATTTAAGGGTAAAGGGCTCTCAAACATAGGTTACTTGAGCTCGAGACATGTGGTTAGAGATGAAAGGGCGTGCTTACCACTCTATCACAATATTTGGTGatcactaattttattttccACTCAGTGTTTGCCCTCAAAGTGATTAATCTGAATTTACGTTAAAaaatctcattttaaatgtaaaatgcTCCCAAACAAAAGCGACTTTATTCACTGAGTCAAACACAAAACCTTTGATAAAAAATGAACGGGTATTACCATCATCGCAAACTTTGATGGTCACTAATTCTTTTCTTAAGAATTATTTTTGAGTTATAGATTTTATGCACTAATaatgtaaataatatttatacaatCAAATCAATTATAAGATATTTGCAAGCATACCAATTACCATTATAATAAGTCTTAATTGGCTACCTcataaaaatgacaaattatAACCTACTATCACATGTTCATACTACCGCGCTATCCGTATATATAACATGATATATACGGCAAAACACTAGAGAGATGTTTGGTATATAAATAAACAGACCTTACCCCTAGTGACACGTTTTAAAATCGCGCAGGTCTAGGTCAAAAGTGGACAATATCACTAGTGGACTAGGCCGTTACATTTACTTTTATACAGACATGTTTTTGTACATTGATACGTACTATACAACCAGGGAAattcaaaatctatatatataaaaaaaaattaatttttatatatagtataattttttgacgAAAAGGGCTAGGACCTTGTTTCCTTGACTCTGACCCCCTTCCACTAACATGTTTTTTGTTGCATATATAACAGGGGGTTGGCTGTGGAAGATCCAAATGAACCATATGGATTAAAACTAACAATACAAGATTACCCTTTTGCAAATGATGGTTTAGTACTTTGGGACACACTTAAACAATGGGTAACAAATTATGTCAACCATTATTATCCACAAACAATTCTTATTGAATCTGATAAAGAAATCCAAGCTTGGTGGTCAGAGATAAAAAATATTGGCCATGGTGACAAGAAAAATGAGCCATGGTGGCCAGAGTTAAAAACCCCAAATGACTTAATTGGTATTATAACTACAATGATTTGGGTAACTTCTGGCCACCATGCAGCAGTTAACTTTGGCCAATATATTTATGCAGGTACACAGcttaccttttttttaattttttttttatattgttggtATATATAAGTGAAATAAAGGGAAGTCTCGGACCTAGGAACAGTAAAGTTGTCTTCATGAGACCTATAGAGGTCACGTGTTCGAATTGTGAAATCAATCACTAATGTTTGTGTCAGGATTAGGTACCCCTTTCCGATGTGGAAGTGAGATTGCTTCGTGCATCAGACCGGCCTTTAGtagatataattaattaagttaaatcaTTTCAAAAGAGTTTTAACTTCTATACACTGGCAgtataaatgatttttataatatttgtgtATCGTAACTTGTTATAGTAGGTTATCTACATATatacactacatcaaaaatgatcttgACAATTAATTAACGGTAATAGCTTAATTGCCGCTGAATATGTTTTTGTAGAGGCAATTatcactctttgtaaatgtccctaaagtCTATAACGACGTTAGATTCAATGTCAATTAAGtaatgccggtaaagactttTGCACTATTTGTTAATTAACGTGTATATTTAGTACcgctaaaaactatttttgttgtagtgataatTGAGTATTCTATTTTATATGTAGGTTACTTTCCAAATAGGCCAACAATTGCTAGGACAAAAATGCCAACTGAAGATCCAACAAATGAAGAATGGGAAAGTTTCTTGAATAAACCTGAAGAGGCACTATTAAAATGTTTACCTTCACAACTTCAAGCAACAAAATTAATAGCAATTATGGATGTTTTATCTAACCATCCTCCAGATGAAgaatatattggtgaaataattgAGCCTTACTGGGCTGAAGATCCTGTAATTAACGCGGCGTTTGAAGTATTTTCGGGGAAATTGAAGGAGCTTGAAGGGATTATTGATGCTAGAAATGTTGATAGTAAGTTGATGAATAGAAATGGAGCTGGAGTTATACCTTATGAATTATTAAAACCATTTTCTGAACCTGGTGTTACTGGAAAAGGTGTACCATATAGTATTTCCATTTGATTTTTGGTTTAATGTGAAATAAAAGAGATGCTACCCAAATGTATTAGTTCCTATATATTTGTATTGATACAAACTTCATCGTTGATCCTATATCtgtttaaattttgtgtcaagtcaaactaagtCATTCTGTTTGAAACGGAAAGTTTAGTAGAAACTAAGTGATAACTTGTATTTGTGACTTCATAGCATAAGAACATCAAAGATCAATGTTTTATCATATAACATAACTAACAAAAGAAAGTAAACCATACACATTCCATTACATATAGATAATTCAGCAACAAAATGAGGAACCAACAAAACTTTTTTTGGTACAACGAATAAAAAATTTCACTCTCGTGCCTAAAACATCAACACTTGATGCATCAAACTTTGGATATATAGTCGATTAAATGATCTCATTTCTTAAAACCTTGAACGCTTGCATTCTTCAGAAAAACCTTGAGGAAACCTCTTAGAATCAGCACAATAATTGTAAACCATGTGCTTGCTCTGCACCCACCGGAGCCTATTCCGTCCCTTACCACCAAGTTCATGTATCTGCCATGGCTTCGCGTTGTTTGTTGAACCGATAGACTTACATGAAGAAGTACCTGATGATACTACACAACCATCAATGTTGATGTTTCTGTAATAAGCAGTGAAAGGTGCAAGTGCCCAATCTGTTTTCACTCTGCCTCCTTGTGTTGCCCATTCATCTGCATTCCACAAACTGCAGTATACTTTCATTGCTTGACTCTTTGGGAATGGAATTCCGAAGCTTTTGTGGTTGTTGAACACTCTAATTGGACTGTTATCTACTAAGAACCTGAATATATCGAAAAATTGGTAAGATCAAATGTAGTAACACAAATCATCTTAAGAAAATTTGAATCTAACTTATATACATTTGACATGTATAACGAATTGTCACACATGTTGTAGCACGTTATATGACTTATAGTCTTTTAGGTGATCTGTTACCGTAAAAACTCAGAGTATACAAGTGAGGTGATTTTGTGTAACTTACACTATGCGATGTGGATTCCAAACAATGGTGTAAGTGTGAAACGCGGCGGTTGGATCAAACCAAAGGTGGAATTGTTGTTCTTTGTTTCCTTTTCCTTGTGTGTATACATTGGTATGGATAGTGTAAGGCTGGCCAGAGACATTGCCCAAGAACTCGAAATCGATCTCATCATGTCCTTCTCCTTGTGAAGATAactaatagagaaaaaaaaacagaacaaTCCATTAGGAGCATGATGACATGTTATAATAAGAATGAAGATATTAATAAGAGTTCAAATTATAATAAGAGGCCTTAAACTTACGAAGAAAGTTGTTACAGTGCCAGCAGAGTTTGCAGGGACAAGTTTAAGTTGCATATCGAACCTTCCAAAAAGAAACTCATTTTTGGATTGAAAGCCAGAGCCAGAAAGTTTATCAAGAGAGAGGGCGAGACCTCTACCGCCTTCTTGTATTTTACCGCGTCCTTCTCCCCAAGTAATGTCTACATCTTTGTAGAAATTACCAGCTGAGGCTAGTAATTGGATACTCATTAGtattgaaagaagaagaagcaatgTTGATGAAAATTTAGAAGCCATTTTCTAAGATGAAATTGTTAAAGAAAAAGTATGAAATGTTGATGTTATTTGGTTTGTCACCATGTTTCTAATAGATTTTCACtcttttttgtgtcaaatcttaacggttaaaccgataacGATCAAAAACCAATAAACCAATTAACGataagtcaatatcttaatggttctataACGGTTTAGCATCTctacaaaccgataaccaataAGCCAAACCGATAAACCGACCGATACGCAGCCCTAGTTGTagcaacttgtgagctagtttggatTAAGCAGTTGCTTAGAgaactaaaattcaaataaattggTTGGATCgaacttgtgtgtgataatcaCGCAGCTCTTCATATCACATCAAATCCAATATTCTATGAGAGagctaagcacattgagattgattgtcacttGTCGA
The DNA window shown above is from Solanum stenotomum isolate F172 chromosome 6, ASM1918654v1, whole genome shotgun sequence and carries:
- the LOC125869255 gene encoding xyloglucan endotransglucosylase protein 7-like; amino-acid sequence: MASKFSSTLLLLLSILMSIQLLASAGNFYKDVDITWGEGRGKIQEGGRGLALSLDKLSGSGFQSKNEFLFGRFDMQLKLVPANSAGTVTTFFLSSQGEGHDEIDFEFLGNVSGQPYTIHTNVYTQGKGNKEQQFHLWFDPTAAFHTYTIVWNPHRIVFLVDNSPIRVFNNHKSFGIPFPKSQAMKVYCSLWNADEWATQGGRVKTDWALAPFTAYYRNINIDGCVVSSGTSSCKSIGSTNNAKPWQIHELGGKGRNRLRWVQSKHMVYNYCADSKRFPQGFSEECKRSRF